In bacterium, the genomic window GTTCGAGCTACAGACGAGGAAGGGGACCTGCTCCGCGAGCCGGTCCAGCTCGGCCCGGCATTTCTCCAAAAGCTCCGGCTCGATCCGGAACCCGGCGGACTGCCCCCCGGCGTAGGCGTCCATCACCCGCCGCATCCGCAGCTCGAGCTCGTGGGGGTCTATGCCCTCGCCCACCCGTGAGAGGCGTAAGAGCGGCTCCTCGACCCTGCGGCTCTCCGAGACCAGCCACTCCTCGTCGAGCTCGGCCCGTTTCAGGCGCTCCAGGTCGGCGGCGACGGTCTGTGCGGCGAGGAGCGCCTCGGCGAAAACCCCGACGACGCCCTTACCCGGCGTCCCCCCAGCCGTCTCCCCGGCAGCGTAGAGGCCGGTCAGGGCGGTGCGCCGGTCCGGGTCCACGGCCACGCCGCCCGGCGAGTCCAGCCCCCCTACGGCGGGTTCGGACAGGGCAATTTCCAGAGGCTCGTCCCTGGGCGACACCCCCTCGGCCGCCCAGCACAGCGCGGCCACGGGGTGGCTCTCCAGATAGCGGGCGACGATCCGCTTCGCCTCCCGGGCCGACAGGCCGGTGGTTTCGATGCGGCACGGACCGAGACCCGCCGTTTCCGCTTCGAGCACCGCCGCGGCCAGCCCGTCCGCTCCCGTAAATGGCAGCGCCTCGCCCCGCGCGTTGAAGACCGGCAGGCCGTACTCCTCGACCAGAATCTCCACCGGCGCCCGGGAACCGGCCAGGACGGCGGTTTGCGAGCGGTATTCCAGCCCGGTGAGCTCCACCCCGGCCCTCAGGGCCAGGGCCAATCCCGAGCCGTCGTTGAACGGCGACGCCGCGCCGCGGTGGGGGCTCGATTCCGCCAGGGGGGAGCGGTAGAGGCCCGCCGTCGCCCCGGCGGCCAGGAGCACCGCCCGGGCGCCGACGACGTGAAAGACGCCGCTGCGGACGTGGAATCCGATGGCGCCCGCAATCCGCCTGCCGGCCACGCAGAGGCCGGTGGCGGCGACGTGCTCGAGGGTGTCCACCCCGGCCTCGACCAGTCCGTGGGCGAGGAGCGGCTTCAGGTCCCCACCGCGGCAGGGGACGCCCCACCGCCCGGCCCGCGCGGGCTCGGAGCCCTTCGTCTCCACGGGCAACCCCAGCCTGGTCAGACGGCCGAGCACCTCGGCGCCCCGCTCCAGCAGGGGCCGGACCATCGTCCCGTCCACCGGCCCGCGCCCGATTTTCCCCAGGTGGGCGAGGTAGGACTCGACGGACTCGTCCTGGTGGAGGTAGGGGGAGAGAACGGCCAGACCGGTGCCGAGCCGCCCGGAGCGCTCGAGGGCGGCCTGCTCCAGGAGAACGACCCGCAGGCCGGGCTCGAGCTCCTTCAATCGGAGCGCGGCCAGGCAGCCCGCGGCCCCCCCGCCGAGAACCAGTACGTCGCACTCCGCGCGGATGAAATCGGCCATGTCGCCGCTCCGGGGACCTCGGGTCAGGTCAAGTCCCATCGCTATCATATTGCAGGGCGGCGGTTTGCGTCAAGGAATCCGTTCCGGCATTAATTTTGACGAAGTGGAATTATTAACACTATAATCCTATCGTATTAATAAACAACCAACCGATCATGACCCCTCGTGAAAAAGGGAGCGCACCATGAGGCTGAAATACGCCCTGCCCCTCGCGCTGACCCTCGCCGCGACCGTGACCTGCGGCGCGGCCGAGACCGAAGGAGAACCGATGCCCGGCAATCCCGCCCCACAGAT contains:
- a CDS encoding FAD-binding protein → MADFIRAECDVLVLGGGAAGCLAALRLKELEPGLRVVLLEQAALERSGRLGTGLAVLSPYLHQDESVESYLAHLGKIGRGPVDGTMVRPLLERGAEVLGRLTRLGLPVETKGSEPARAGRWGVPCRGGDLKPLLAHGLVEAGVDTLEHVAATGLCVAGRRIAGAIGFHVRSGVFHVVGARAVLLAAGATAGLYRSPLAESSPHRGAASPFNDGSGLALALRAGVELTGLEYRSQTAVLAGSRAPVEILVEEYGLPVFNARGEALPFTGADGLAAAVLEAETAGLGPCRIETTGLSAREAKRIVARYLESHPVAALCWAAEGVSPRDEPLEIALSEPAVGGLDSPGGVAVDPDRRTALTGLYAAGETAGGTPGKGVVGVFAEALLAAQTVAADLERLKRAELDEEWLVSESRRVEEPLLRLSRVGEGIDPHELELRMRRVMDAYAGGQSAGFRIEPELLEKCRAELDRLAEQVPFLVCSSNHDAVLCLRARNRLLVAQALVEHLRGDREHGGSKLLRSALDPKTGEPATN